In Gemmatimonadota bacterium, the following are encoded in one genomic region:
- a CDS encoding tetratricopeptide repeat protein, giving the protein MHMVKNWRGRASKAVYYDYTPPSPSLAPSTFTEREMNAFRKIICLGAAAVCLQWASSGCAGAGAPRTISDDADSASVKASGLALMNEGDYEGAIAFYRRALALDLTDSEAFGNLSVAYYYLGRYDEALREALQAVVLSPEEINWRLNLGAIYTRKGNHEGAARAYSAAVSIARDLPEQNRYQLRNALMGLGRSSELSGAYDQALDAYEEALVFAPDDVALLTGVGNIYFRQGRLEEAEASYHRTLAQDSTHSVARYNMALVYSRSGRYDEAFGLLADNPVLDRRLESALEGSTVSAVDRSKTQSITAYRARFGRMGGPPSPGSRQGRRPPPYVHVRGLTYYEQGAYAEAMQAFEQALAEDPGLAEAHLYIGNIFALQDRQAEAVEAYETAIAVDGQFFEAYNNLGTVYANTDRTEEAMDAYGKALALNDRFYDARTNLGLLYAEAGRLDEAVEEFKKVIRAEVGIAEVHNNLGIVYLRQGKDEEASEQFNRAIALRGDFPEAYNNLALSYSRDAALDDVIETWHGLAAGWAGRDTSNRAGFDWMPLRRVAARSSAVGGAARSAYREGVEAAFGYDLETALSHFREALAARPGWNAAQLAVAAVLLAQGKWEEAATAVEQAIDPETADPLPNAILAIARASGGDFESALTAWEGAVRLSGARDGSAPFEALTAMRAKTEAADRVLRALDRAVSLRPRFTTAHFNIGLVNDMLHRYHQAILSYREVVRFAPELGAGHFRLGIAYFRIGDFEKARDSLRAYIRLSEDPMLLPQVETFLNRSG; this is encoded by the coding sequence GTGCACATGGTAAAAAACTGGAGAGGAAGGGCTTCGAAAGCCGTATATTATGACTATACACCCCCGTCTCCGTCGCTGGCCCCGTCGACATTTACGGAGCGTGAAATGAATGCATTCAGGAAAATCATCTGTCTCGGAGCAGCGGCCGTCTGCCTCCAGTGGGCATCATCGGGCTGTGCGGGAGCGGGTGCGCCGAGAACCATTTCCGACGACGCCGACAGCGCGAGCGTGAAAGCATCCGGTCTCGCACTAATGAACGAAGGCGACTACGAAGGCGCCATCGCCTTCTACCGCCGGGCGCTGGCCCTGGACCTGACGGACTCCGAGGCCTTTGGAAACCTGAGCGTGGCCTATTACTACCTGGGCAGATACGACGAGGCGTTGCGGGAAGCGCTGCAGGCCGTCGTGCTGTCGCCCGAAGAAATCAACTGGCGGCTCAACCTGGGCGCGATCTATACCCGCAAGGGGAACCACGAAGGAGCGGCGAGAGCCTATAGCGCGGCCGTGAGTATCGCCCGCGACCTGCCGGAGCAGAACCGCTATCAACTCCGGAATGCCCTGATGGGCCTGGGCCGGTCCAGCGAACTGTCCGGTGCGTACGACCAGGCGCTGGACGCGTACGAGGAAGCGCTGGTTTTTGCACCCGATGACGTGGCATTGCTGACCGGGGTCGGCAACATATACTTCCGGCAGGGACGGCTGGAGGAGGCCGAGGCGTCGTATCACCGGACGTTGGCACAGGATTCCACGCATTCCGTGGCCAGGTACAATATGGCGCTGGTCTATTCCCGGTCGGGGCGATACGACGAGGCCTTCGGACTGCTGGCGGACAACCCCGTGCTGGACCGGCGGCTCGAGAGCGCACTGGAAGGCAGTACCGTAAGCGCCGTGGACCGGTCGAAGACCCAGAGCATCACGGCCTACCGCGCCAGGTTCGGGAGGATGGGCGGACCCCCGTCGCCCGGCAGCCGGCAGGGACGCCGGCCACCGCCCTATGTCCATGTGAGGGGGCTGACCTATTACGAACAGGGCGCGTACGCGGAGGCGATGCAGGCCTTCGAACAGGCCCTGGCCGAGGATCCCGGGCTTGCGGAGGCCCATCTGTACATCGGAAACATCTTTGCACTGCAGGACCGCCAGGCAGAGGCGGTCGAAGCCTATGAAACGGCGATCGCCGTCGACGGGCAGTTCTTCGAAGCCTACAACAACCTGGGCACCGTGTATGCCAACACGGACCGCACAGAAGAAGCCATGGACGCCTACGGGAAGGCGCTCGCGTTAAACGACCGTTTCTACGACGCCCGTACCAACCTCGGACTGCTGTACGCGGAGGCGGGCAGGCTGGACGAAGCGGTCGAGGAGTTCAAGAAGGTCATCCGCGCCGAAGTAGGCATCGCCGAGGTCCACAACAACCTCGGCATCGTTTATCTCAGGCAGGGGAAGGATGAAGAGGCCAGCGAACAGTTCAACAGGGCCATCGCGCTTCGCGGCGATTTCCCGGAAGCCTACAACAACCTCGCGCTCTCTTACAGCCGGGACGCCGCCCTGGACGACGTGATCGAGACCTGGCACGGACTCGCGGCCGGATGGGCCGGCCGCGATACCTCGAACCGCGCGGGCTTCGACTGGATGCCGCTCCGGCGGGTGGCCGCCCGTTCTTCCGCCGTGGGCGGTGCAGCACGGTCGGCGTACCGGGAAGGGGTCGAAGCCGCCTTCGGTTACGATCTTGAAACCGCGCTTTCACACTTTCGGGAAGCCCTTGCGGCACGGCCTGGCTGGAACGCCGCGCAGCTGGCCGTGGCCGCTGTATTGCTGGCCCAAGGAAAGTGGGAGGAGGCGGCGACAGCGGTCGAGCAGGCGATTGACCCGGAGACCGCGGACCCGCTGCCCAACGCCATCCTGGCCATCGCAAGGGCTTCCGGCGGCGACTTCGAGTCCGCGCTCACAGCATGGGAGGGTGCGGTACGCCTGTCCGGCGCGCGGGACGGCTCCGCTCCGTTCGAGGCGCTGACGGCGATGCGTGCGAAAACGGAGGCCGCGGACCGGGTGTTGCGCGCCCTGGACCGGGCTGTGTCGCTGCGTCCGCGGTTCACGACCGCGCATTTCAATATTGGCCTTGTCAACGATATGCTTCATCGCTACCATCAGGCCATACTGAGCTACCGGGAAGTCGTCCGCTTCGCTCCGGAGCTGGGCGCCGGGCATTTCCGCCTGGGTATCGCGTACTTCCGGATAGGCGATTTCGAGAAGGCCCGGGATTCGCTACGTGCGTATATTCGTCTC
- the recA gene encoding recombinase RecA, whose protein sequence is MNDNDPGREKALSGAISQIERQFGKGSIIRMGDENPQLSVESIPTGSLTLDLALGIGGVPRGRVVEIYGNESSGKTTLAKHIVAEAQKLGGMAAFIDAEHALDIRYARALGVDMDKLLIHQPDTGEQALDVAEILVRSGGVDVIVIDSVAALVPRAEIEGEMGDSHVGLQARLMSQALRKLTSVINRSRTCLIFINQIRQKIGVMYGNPETTTGGLALKFYSSVRIEVRRIGNIKGDDASAGIQVRGTVKKNKLAAPFREAQFDIIYGEGISKESDLIELGVNNGIIEKSGTWFSYNDERLGQGRENVRQLLREQGDLAGEIEEKVRAIFAPPGQDESVENNGVAGKPAARPEPSVKRR, encoded by the coding sequence ATGAACGATAACGATCCGGGAAGGGAGAAGGCGCTGAGCGGCGCCATATCGCAGATTGAGCGGCAGTTCGGCAAGGGTTCCATCATCAGGATGGGAGACGAGAACCCCCAACTGTCCGTCGAGTCCATACCAACGGGATCGCTGACCCTCGATCTGGCGTTGGGCATCGGCGGCGTGCCGCGCGGCCGCGTGGTGGAAATATACGGTAACGAGTCCTCCGGAAAGACCACGCTGGCCAAGCATATCGTGGCCGAGGCCCAGAAACTGGGCGGGATGGCCGCCTTCATCGACGCGGAACACGCGCTGGACATCCGCTACGCGCGGGCCCTCGGCGTGGACATGGACAAACTGCTCATCCATCAGCCGGATACGGGCGAGCAGGCCCTCGACGTGGCCGAGATCCTGGTCCGCAGCGGCGGCGTGGACGTGATCGTCATCGACTCTGTCGCCGCGCTGGTCCCGAGGGCCGAAATAGAAGGAGAAATGGGTGATTCTCATGTCGGCCTGCAGGCCCGCCTGATGTCGCAGGCGCTGCGAAAGCTGACCTCGGTGATCAACCGGTCCAGGACCTGCCTGATCTTCATCAACCAGATCCGCCAGAAAATCGGAGTAATGTACGGCAATCCGGAAACGACGACCGGAGGGCTGGCCCTGAAGTTCTATTCCTCGGTCCGGATCGAGGTGCGCAGGATCGGGAACATCAAGGGAGACGACGCCTCGGCGGGGATCCAGGTACGGGGTACCGTGAAGAAGAACAAGCTGGCGGCGCCCTTCCGCGAGGCGCAGTTCGATATCATCTACGGGGAAGGGATTTCCAAAGAGAGCGACCTGATCGAACTCGGGGTCAACAACGGCATCATTGAAAAGAGCGGGACCTGGTTTTCCTACAATGACGAAAGGCTCGGGCAGGGCCGCGAGAACGTGCGGCAGTTGCTCAGGGAACAGGGGGACCTCGCCGGGGAGATCGAAGAGAAAGTCCGTGCGATATTCGCCCCCCCGGGCCAGGACGAATCCGTCGAAAACAACGGCGTCGCCGGGAAACCGGCCGCCCGTCCCGAACCCTCTGTGAAGCGGCGCTGA
- a CDS encoding site-specific DNA-methyltransferase, giving the protein MVICGDATKALKLLPDKSVQTVVTSPPYWSLRDYGVAEQIGRDDSLRGFVKSIVCTFEQIKRVLRDDGTVWLNVGDSYTSGNRRYRAPDRKNRARAMAVRPPTPKGLKPKDLIGVPWRLAFALQDAGWWVRSEVIWYKPNAHPESVRDRPTKAHETVFLLSKEKDYYYDHEIVKGPHNRRLRTVWEIPTEPLKRVNGKADDHPAMMPLSLARCCVAITTRDDSIVLDPYAGSGTTLLAASELGLSWVGIEIKPDYVDLIERRLSAP; this is encoded by the coding sequence ATGGTGATTTGCGGCGATGCCACGAAAGCTCTGAAGCTACTCCCTGATAAATCCGTACAAACAGTTGTCACTTCACCTCCGTATTGGTCATTACGTGATTACGGGGTTGCTGAACAGATTGGGCGGGACGACAGCTTACGAGGCTTTGTTAAGAGCATTGTTTGCACCTTCGAGCAGATAAAGCGTGTCCTGCGCGACGATGGCACGGTTTGGCTGAATGTTGGTGACTCCTACACCTCCGGCAACCGGAGATATCGAGCACCAGATCGTAAAAACCGTGCACGTGCGATGGCAGTTCGGCCGCCGACGCCGAAAGGACTCAAGCCAAAGGACTTGATAGGTGTTCCCTGGAGACTGGCGTTTGCTCTTCAGGATGCGGGTTGGTGGGTTCGCAGTGAGGTCATATGGTACAAGCCGAATGCCCATCCAGAGTCCGTTCGAGACCGCCCGACTAAAGCGCACGAAACTGTTTTCCTCTTGTCCAAAGAAAAGGACTATTACTACGATCACGAAATCGTCAAGGGACCGCATAATCGTCGCCTGCGAACGGTTTGGGAGATCCCTACTGAACCGTTGAAGCGAGTTAATGGGAAAGCAGATGATCATCCCGCAATGATGCCTCTTTCGCTTGCTCGATGCTGTGTAGCCATCACAACCCGCGACGACAGTATCGTACTTGATCCGTATGCGGGTTCGGGGACTACTCTTCTTGCGGCAAGTGAACTCGGTCTTAGTTGGGTTGGGATTGAGATAAAGCCCGACTACGTAGACCTGATTGAACGAAGGTTGAGTGCGCCATGA